The following are from one region of the Entelurus aequoreus isolate RoL-2023_Sb linkage group LG17, RoL_Eaeq_v1.1, whole genome shotgun sequence genome:
- the avp gene encoding vasopressin-neurophysin 2-copeptin: MSHSVLLLCVLGLLALNVAFSSACYIQNCPRGGKRALAETGLRQCMSCGPGERGRCFGPNICCVEGFGCLLGSPETSHCLEEKYLLTPCQTGGRACGSEGGHCAASGLCCTSESCAVDSSCLGEAEAQDQAQTSAGSSPAELLLRLLHVASRGQTEY; the protein is encoded by the exons ATGTCTCACTCCGTGCTCCTCCTCTGCGTCCTGGGACTGCTCGCCCTCAACGTCGCCTTCTCCTCCGCCTGCTACATCCAGAACTGTCCTAGGGGGGGCAAGAGAGCCTTGGCCGAGACTGGACTCAGACAG TGTATGTCATGTGGTCCTGGTGAGAGGGGCCGCTGCTTCGGCCCCAATATCTGCTGTGTGGAGGGCTTTGGTTGCCTACTGGGCTCCCCAGAAACATCTCATTGTTTGGAGGAGAAGTACCTGCTCACCCCCTGTCAGACCGGGGGGCGAGCCTGTGGATCCGAAGGTGGTCACTGCGCCGCTTCGGGCCTCTGCTGCACCTCTG AGAGCTGTGCAGTAGACTCCTCCTGCCTGGGAGAGGCTGAGGCTCAAGATCAGGCCCAAACCTCTGCAGGGAGCTCACCTGCAGAGCTGCTGCTGCGCCTGCTGCATGTGGCCAGCAGGGGGCAGACTGAATACTAA
- the ccl27a gene encoding C-C motif chemokine 27a: MDLKVAAVTLCLCALAFHSTEGGFPKCCVKTRDSVPRIKLMMVRKWHMQESSGPCDINAFVLYVAGRKKPICAHPKVRIHLKQVRRQIMQMKLRKIAEMQ; the protein is encoded by the exons ATGGACCTGAAAGTGGCTGCGGTGACCTTGTGTCTGTGCGCTTTGGCCTTCCACTCGACTGAAG GCGGCTTCCCGAAATGCTGCGTGAAAACCAGAGACTCCGTCCCCCGAATTAAACTCATGATGGTCAGAAAATGGCACATGCAAGAAAGCAGCGGCCCCTGTGACATCAACGCATTTGT CCTTTACGTGGCGGGCAGGAAGAAGCCAATCTGTGCTCATCCCAAAGTGAGGATTCATCTGAAGCAAGTTCGGCGGCAGATAATGCAAATGAAGCTGAGGAAGATCGCTGAAATGCAGTGA